A stretch of the bacterium genome encodes the following:
- a CDS encoding PrgI family protein: protein MQFQVPQYYEVKERIVGPLTLQQFFYIAAACGLSFLMFFIFQFWLWFMASIILLGAASALALIEINGQSLTKILFSALFYYWRPRVYFWKREIEKEEIILPEEAKQIEEIKKELSFQQKIKSLGQKILTSRLPLPGEKSAMRNVQERYQIFRKSTGEKQAAKRVDYR from the coding sequence ATGCAGTTTCAAGTTCCTCAATATTACGAAGTTAAAGAAAGAATTGTCGGACCTTTAACCCTCCAGCAATTTTTTTATATCGCCGCAGCATGCGGGTTGAGTTTTCTTATGTTTTTTATTTTTCAATTTTGGCTTTGGTTTATGGCCAGTATTATTTTACTCGGAGCGGCCAGCGCGCTGGCTTTGATAGAAATCAACGGCCAATCACTGACCAAAATCCTTTTTTCCGCTCTATTTTATTACTGGCGGCCGCGAGTTTATTTTTGGAAAAGAGAAATTGAAAAAGAAGAAATAATTTTGCCAGAAGAAGCGAAGCAAATTGAAGAAATTAAAAAAGAACTGAGCTTCCAGCAAAAAATCAAATCCCTCGGCCAAAAAATTTTAACCAGCCGTTTGCCTCTGCCCGGAGAAAAATCCGCCATGCGAAACGTTCAAGAACGCTATCAAATTTTCCGAAAATCCACCGGTGAAAAACAAGCGGCGAAAAGAGTGGACTATAGATAA